AATTGCCGGGCCTTCAGGTCGAATACTTCGACCAGGACCGGGCGGCGTCGACCAGCCCAGTAGAGGATGAGATGCTGGCGATGGAGCAGCCAGTGCTGCAGCGCAGCCGGGAGCACTGGAAGAAACGGATCGCGCAGGAGGCGGCCGTCCGAGATCCGGTACGCTGCCACCCGACCGCGCATGCCGCCCCGCAGCAGCAACGTATCGCCCCAGACCGCAATCTGGGGTGGGGCCATGAATTCACCGGGACCCTCGCCGCGGAAACCCACACGCCGCACCAGGCGCCCCTCTGCCGAGAAGAGGTAAAGCCCGGGAGGTTGCCGGTCGCTTACCAGAAACAACGCGCGGGTCGGGTGGGCCACTACCTGATGAGGATCTCCGACCAGTACGCCGGTAAGTGGAATAGGCGGCTGCGAGACCAGTTGCAACCGCTGGCGTTCTCCTACCAGGACGTGCGGCTGAGCCTGGCGGCAGCGTGCGACCACGCTGCCGCCAACCATCAGGACAACCCCTATTACTCGGGACCACCGCATGGCGGACCATTCAGCGCTTCGGCCAGCCCGGAACAGATCGGATCCTCGTCGGCCTCAACAGATGAGGCGTTTCTTCCATTCGCTTTTTCCTCAACAACAACTAAAACAAGAACACGTCAAGCACTCGGCCGCAAAATAATCATCGGAGGCTCATTACCGGGGCACCAGATGAATGGCCGGGGCCTTGATCAGGGCCCAGACGGACCGACCGGGTTCAAGCTGAAGTTCCTCACGGGAGGGGCGGGTAACCAGGGCCACGAGCGGAAACCCGGCGTCCAGCTCTACGCGCACGAGCGCGCCTTCGGGTTCCACGCGCACGACCCGTGCCCGCAGCCGGTTGCGGGCACTGGTTGCCTCGGGCGGAGCCGGCAACAGCGTAACCTCTTCGGCCCGGATGCAGACAAACACGCGTCCGTTCAGCTCCGCAGGGGCTACCGCGGTCAGGGTAGCGGAGCCGACCGCCACGCGCGCCAGGCCGCCTTCCACGGCGAGCACCTCGCCCGGCACCACCGTCTCGACCCCCACAATGCCGGCCACGCGCGTGCTGGCCGGGCGCGAGAAGACTTCATTGAGGGGGCCCTGCTGCAAGACGCGTCCCTGGTCCAGCACAATCACGTGCTCGCCCAGCGTGCTGGCTTCCAGCCAGTCGTGCGTTACGATGACGGCCGGGAGGCCCCAGGTCTGTAGCCAGCGTCGTAGCTTACGCCGCAGTCGCTCTCGGGTGGGACCGTCCAGGGCAGCCAGTGGTTCGTCCAGCAGAAGCAGGCGCGGACGAGGCGCCAGCGCCCGCGCTAAGGCCACGCGCTGCTGCTGTCCTCCTGAGAGCTCATGGGGATAGCGATGGGCCAATCCTTCCAGCTCGAATAGCTGCAACAGTTCCGTTACGCGACGGCGTTGCTCCTGGCGGGGCTGGTGCGCCAGGCCGAAGGCGATATTTTCGGCAACCGTCCGGTGGGGAAACAGCGCATAATCCTGAAAGAGCAAGCCAATGCGACGCCGCTGAGGCGGCATGTGGCGGTTGCAGGCGGCATCAAACCAGAGCTCGTCGCCCAGTTGGATGCGGCCTGCGTCGGGCCGTTCCAGTCCGGCCAGGCAGCGCAGCAGCGTGGTTTTGCCACTTCCAGAAGGGCCAAAAAGGACGGTAATGCTGGGGGGATCAACGGACTGGCGCCAGGCGGCCGCAACCTCAAAGCCGCTCCGGTAGCGCCGGCGGATCTGCACCAGCAGGTCAACGCTCATCGTCTCTTCCCCTTGCGTTCCAGCCAGTAAACCAGCGTCAGTACGCCCAGCGCCAATCCCACCAGTATTCCGGCCATGCGGTCGGCCGCCTCATAATTGAGCGCCTGCACTTCGTCGTAAATGGCAATGGAAAGCGTGCGCGTGATGCCGGGAATGTTGCCGCCCACCATGAGCACGACGCCAAATTCGCCCAGGCTATGGGCAAAGGTGAGCACCAGACCTGTCAGGATGCCAGGCCAGGCCAGCGGTAGCACGACGCCCGTAACCGTCCGCCAACGCGAGACGCCCAGGCACCAGGCCGCTTCCACGAGCCGACGTTCAACGCTTCGGAAGGCTGCCGTGAAGGGTCGGACGGCGAACGGCAGGTTGAACAGCACCGAACCCAGCACAATGCCTGGAAACGTAAAGGCTACCCGGTCGATGCCGACGGCCGCCAGCATCCGACCGATCAGACTGTCGGGGGCCGTGGCCACCAGCAGGTAAAAGCCGACCACCGTGGGAGGAAGCACCAGGGGCAGGGTGATGAGCGCCTCAATCAGGCCGCGTCCGGGAAAGCGGGTAGTGGCCAGCCAGTAAGCCAGTGGCAGGCCCAGCACGAAAAGCACGCCGGTGGTCCACAGAGCCAGGCGCAGCGTTACCCAGGCAGCGGTCCAGTCCATGGGGCTTACGACTCGGGATGGTCGGTCGCGTCGGGCAGGGCAAAACCATACTGGCGAAGCACGGCGCGTCCCTCCGGGCGTTGCACGAAGCGCCAGAAGGTCCATACTTCCGGGCGGTGCGCAGCCCGTTGCAGCACGACGGCGCCCTGCTCGATCGGTGGGTACGTCTCCGGCGGCAGGGGGCGATAGCGACCGCGCTCCTGCATTTCGGGCGCCCGTGCCAGCGACAGGGCGATGAGGCCCGCATCGGCTGCTCCGCTGGCTACAAACTGGGCGGCCTGCGCGACATTTTCGCCAAACACAAGCCGGTCGCGCACGCGCGCGTAGAGTCCCAGCGCCTTGAGGGCTGCAACGGCGGCCCGCCCGTACGGTGCATGCCGCGGATTGGCAAGGGCCAGGCGGTGTACTTGCGGACCAGCCAGCTCCTCCCAGGAGGCTAGCGTCAGCGGCGAGTCTTCGGGAACCCACACGACCAGCTGGCCCAGGGCGTACTGAAAGAAGGACGAATCCACGGCCAGGCCTTCGGCAATCAGGCGGCGTGGGTAGTCGGCGTCGGCCGAAAAGTAGAGATCAAAGGGGGCGCCGTTTTGCAACTGCGTAAAAAGCTGGCCCGAAGCCCCATAGCTGGGTATCAGCCGAATGTTCGGATAGACGGCTTCAAAACGCGCGCGCAGCGCCTCAAAGGCGTAGCGGAGGTCGGAAGCTACGGCCACCTGCACGTCGGCCGGGTGCTCTGCGCGCCGGCACCCGCCGAGGGCCAGCAATAATCCGAGCAGCAGCTTAAACCAGGGATGCTTTGACATCCTGCAGCCAGTTCAGCAACGCTTCTACATACCCTACGCGGTACCGCCACACCGCATCGGCAAAACTATGGGGCGGTGGCGAAGCCGCACGCAGCGTCGCCAGCCACTCCCGGCACAGCGTCTGCTGGTTTTCCAGCAGGGTGCGCGCGATTTCCAGACCGTCGCGGCGGGCCAGATAAAGCTTGGCCAGAAATACCTGCCGGATGTCCCGGCCGTGTCGGACGGGTTCGGTGCGCCATTGCTGGTAGCGGGCGGCGCCGTCGGGGGTCAGGTGAAAGACCCGACGCGTTGGTCGGCGGGATTGGGCCACGAGCTCCGAACGGATCAGGCCGGCCCGTTCCAGGCGGTCCAGTATGGCATAGAGTCGGGGAAGCTTCAGCCGCCAGACCAACCACAGGCCATCTGGCCGCCGCAGTTCCTGATAGAGCGCGTAGGCATGGCGAGGCCCCGGCGCCAGCAGTCCCAGCAGTACAAAGTCGATCATGTCATGGTCCGAATATTCACAGCTTGAATATAAAGCACATCCTCCAAAAGAAGACAGAACCCCGTATTTTGCAGCCGGTCGCAAAACCCGGAAGTACGATGCAGTCGGTTGCCGAGTACGTCGATTCGCTGGTGTGCAGTGCGTGTGGGGCTGCGTTTGCGCCTGCGCAACGGCACACGACCTGTTCCCACTGTGGCAAACCGTTGCTGGTGCGGTATCGGATCGAAGCGCTTCGCGGCCGGTTTCGGCCGGAAGTGCTGCCGGGCCGGGCGCGCAGTCTCTGGCGCTACGCGGAAGTATTGCCCGTGCCGCCTGATCCGCGTTGGAGTCTGGGAGAGGGGTGGACGCCGCTTCTGCCGCAACCTCGGCTGGGGCGTGCGCTGGGGTTGCCGAAGCTGTATGTCAAGGATGAAAGCCTGAATCCAGGCGGTAGCTTCAAGGCACGTGGACTGGCGGTGGCGGTAGCGGCGGCGGCCGCGCGGGGCGTGCAGCAGGTAGGAGTGGCCTCGGCCGGAAACGCGGCCGGTGCGCTGGCGCTGTATGCGGCCCGCCTGGGACTGCGGGCTGTCCTGTTTCTGCCGGAGGAAACGCCGGAGCCGGCCGTGTGGGAATGCCAGATAGCAGGCGCTGAGGTGCATCGGGTACCCGGTACGATAGCCGAAGCCGGAGCGGCTTTTGAAGCCTACCGCCAGGAGCACCCGGACATTTTCAGTGTGGCCACGCTTCGGGAGCCGTATCGGGTGGAAGGTAAGAAAACCATGGGTTATGAGCTGTTCGAGCAACTGGGAGGACGGCTGCCGGATGTGATCCTCTACCCGACCGGAGGCGGCACTGGGCTGATCGGCATGTGGAAGGCGTTCGAGGAAATGGAGGCGCTGGGCTGGATCGGACCGGAACGGCCCCGAATGGTGGCCGTGCAGGCGGCCGGCTGTGCGCCGATCGTACGAGCCTTTCAGGAAGGACGGGAAACGGCGGCGTACTGGGAAGATGCGCAGACCATCGCCGCCGGGCTGCGCGTGCCGAAAGCACTGGGCGACTTTCTGATATTACGCGTGCTTCGGGAGAGCCAGGGAACGGCCGTGGCGGTCTCTGATGCGGACATACAGGCTGCCATGCGGCGCTGGGCGCAGACCGAGGGGCTACTGGCTGCCCCGGAAGGCGCCGCCACGCTGGCCGCGCTGATCCAGTTACAGGAGGCCGGATGGGTACATGCGGAGGAAACGGTCGTGCTCTTCAATACCGCCACGGCGCACAAGTATCCAGCCGTGGTACGCCAGGTGCTCCGGCAGGCAGGAGGGCCTGTCTGACACCCGTCACGTGCCACGAAAGCTACAGTCTGCGCGGCAACGAAGTCGTCGGCTGCCCTCTTTGCGTACGCTGCAAGACGCTACAACAACATGACAACTCCATCCGCAGCGGCTGAAATGCCTGGTAGAGGAAGACAGGCTCGGCAGGTTGTGGTAGTTCCGGGCCATAACTGCCTTTTGGCCGATCCTGTTTTTTCTTTTCAGCGGCTATATTTTTGGAAGATTTTTGCTTGGACGGTTAGCGTGCCGGCCTGTAGTGCCCTCAGATAACGGAATAGCCTGCCCGGGAGCGAATTGGCTTCAGGACGGAGCGGACGGCTGCACGCCGGTCCATTGATTTTCGGCGTAGCGGGCCAGGAGCAGGGAGCGGGGAGGCGGGGGCGTTTCCGCAAAGCGATAGGCGGCCAGCAGGGCCCGTTGAAAATCCGCCAGGCGGTCGCGCTGGCGGGTGTAAAGCGTAGCGAGCACGTCCCCGGGCGCCACCGGGTCGCCGGGTTTCCGGTGGAGCACCAGGCCGGCGGTGGGGTCCACTGGATCTTCTTTGACGCGGCGGCCTGCGCCAAGCTGGACGGCCAGGCGTCCCACCGCCCGAGCGTCCAGGTCGGCCACATACCCCTGCGCTTCTGCCGGCGCACGTACCTCGCCGGCCGGTTCAGTATCGGGACGCGTGTCGGGGCGTTCGAGCACGCGGACGTCGCCTCCCTGCGCCTGCACCATGGCGCAGAAACGCGTGAAGGCCTGGCCGTTCTGCAGTGCCTGGCGCGCCTGCCGGCGGCCATCCTCTGGCGTCTGGGCGACGCCGCCCAGCCAGAGCATCTCGCCGGCTAGGGTCAGTGTAACCTCGATCAGATCTTCAATACCTGTAAAGTCTCCGCGAAGCGCTTGCAGGCTTTCGACCACCTCGGGCCAGTTGCCCACAGCGCGGCCCAGCGGTACGTTCATATCGGTCAGCCAGGCGACGGCCGGACGGCCGGCCCGCGTGGCAATGCCCACGAGCGTTTCGGCCAGGCGTCGGGCGTCCGACTCCCGACGCATAAAGGCGCCCCGGCCACATTTGACGTCGAACACAAGCGCCTCGGCGCCTTCGGCCAGCTTTTTACTCAGGATGGAGGCGGCAATAAGCGGAATCGACTCAATCGTGCCGGTCACGTCGCGCAGCGCGTAGAGCTTGCGATCGGCCGGTGCGATCTCGTCGGTCTGGCCGATCATCACCACGCCCAGTTCCCGAAGCTGGCGGCGAAACGCGGCCACGGAAAGGTCGGTGCGCAGGCCCGGGATCGCTTCCAGTTTATCGAGCGTGCCGCCCGTGTGGCCCAGCCCACGGCCGGAGATCATCGGCACAGGCACGCCGCAGGCGGCAACCAGCGGGGCCAGGATCAGCGAGACCTTGTCGCCCACCCCGCCGGTGGAATGTTTGTCCACCGTGCGTCCGGGCACGTCCGAGAGGTCCAGCACGCGCCCCGAATGCAGCATGGCCTCGGTGAGCGCGTCCATTTCAGCTTCACTGAGGCCGCGCAGAAAGGCAGCCATCAGAAAGGCGCTCATCTGGTAGTCGGGCACCTCGCCGCGTGTGTAGGCTGCGACGAGCCAGCGTAGCTCGTCCGGCGCGAGCGCACCTCCGTCACGTTTCGTGATAATCAGTTCAACGACATTCGGCATTGGTTGCAGAAGGAAAATGCACCTGTACAAATAGAAACAGGGCCCGTGAACGACAGACGGGCCCTGTTCTCCTGACAGAATCCTGACGTTACGTGCCCTTTTCGTCAGAGGCTTCGGGCTTCTGGTGGCCCTGGGAGGTCACCTTGCCATAACGCCGCATGAACTTCTCGACGCGGCCCGCTCGGTCCACAAACTGCCGCACCCCTGTGTAGAAGGGGTGGTTCGTTGCGTCCACGTCGGACACGTAAACCGGGCCCTTCATCGTCGAGCGAATCTGAAACTCGGTGCCGTCGGCCAGCCGCACAGTAATCAGGTTATATTCCGGATGCAGCCCCTTTTTCATGGCAATTCCGTCCGCGTTTTGGCATTCTTTGAACCGGAATTTCCTGCAACGGAAAAGGGAAGGTGACGGTTCCGCTTCAGGGCGCTGTGTAAATTTCCGCACCTTTTTCCACGAACTCGCGGGCCTTTTCCTGCAGGCCTTCTTCGATGATCTGCTGGGCGTCCACGCCTTTCTGCTCGGCCAGGGCCCGAATCTCTTCCGTGATCTTCATGGAGCAGAACTTTGGCCCACACATCGAGCAGAAGTGGGCCAGCTTGGCCCCTTCGGCCGGAAGCGTCTCGTCATGGTATTCCCGGGCCCGCTCGGGGTCGAGCGACAGGTTGAACTGGTCCTCCCAGCGGAATTCAAAGCGGGCCTTTGAGAGCGCGTTGTCCCAGTACTGCGCGCCGGGGTGTCCTTTGGCCAGATCAGCCGCATGCGCGGCAATCTTGTAGGCAATCACACCTTCGCGCACGTCGTTCTTGTTGGGCAGTCCCAGATGTTCCTTGGGCGTGACGTAGCAGAGCATGGCCGCGCCGAACCAGCCGATCATGGCTGCGCCAATGGCCGAAGTGATGTGGTCGTAGGCCGGCGCAATGTCGGTGACCAGCGGCCCGAGCGTGTAAAACGGCGCTTCGTAGCAGTCGGCCAGCTCCCGGTCCACGTTTTCCTTGATCAGATGCATGGGGATATGGCCGGGCCCCTCGATCATCACCTGCACGTCGTACTTCCAGGCAATCTGCGTCAGCTCCCCGAGCGTCTTGAGCTCGGCAAACTGGGCCTCGTCGTTGGCATCCTGGATCGAGCCGGGCCGCAGCCCGTCGCCCAGGCTGATCGACACGTCGTACTGACGCAGAATTTCGCAGATTTCCTCAAAATGGGTATAGAGGAAGTTTTCTTTGTGGTGGGCCAGGCACCACTTGGCAATGATCGAGCCGCCCCGCGAGACGATGCCCGTGCGACGGTGGGCGGTCAGCGGAATGTAGGCAAGCCGGACGCCCGCGTGGATCGTCATGTAATCGACTCCCTGCTCACACTGCTCGATGAGCGTGTCGCGAAAGATTTCCCAGGTCAGTTCTTCGGGTTTGCCGCCCACCTTTTCCAGGGCCTGGTAGATCGGGACCGTCCCGATGGGCACCGGACTGTTGCGCAGGATCCACTCGCGGGTCTCGTGAATATTTTTGCCCGTCGAGAGGTCCATCACCGTATCGGCGCCCCAGTAGATGGCCCAGAGCAGTTTTTCGACTTCTTCGTCGATGGAACTGGAGACGGCTGAGGTGCCGATGTTGGCGTTGATCTTGACCAGGAAGTTGCGGCCGATGATCATCGGCTCGCACTCCGGGTGGTTGACGTTGCAGGGAATGATTGCGCGGCCGCGGGCTACTTCGTCGCGCACAAACTCGGGCGTGATGACAGGGGGAATCTGGGCCCCCCATCCCTGGCCCGGATGCTGAAAAGCGAGGGACCAGCGGTCGCCCAGTTCTTTCTGGAGTTCGAGGAGTCGCTCGCGCCGCTGGTTTTCGCGGATGGCAATGAACTCCATCTCCGGCGTGATGATGCCCTGGCGGGCATAGTGCATCTGGGTAACGGCAGCGCCGTTTTTGCCGCGCAGCGGCCGCCGTCGCGGGCCAGGCCAGCGGTGCAGCTTGCCGCGTTGTTCGGCCCGCTGGCGTTCAGCTTCGTTGCGGTACCCATCGTCGAGGGGCTGCACCGGGCGCCCATCGTATTCTTCGACGTCGCCGCGGGCCTCGATCCACGGCCGTCGCAGGGGCGGCAGGCCCTGGCGGATGTCGCCGTGAAAGTCGGGGTCGCCCCACGGCCCGCGCGTGTCGTAGAGCAAAACCGGCTCGTTGGGCTCCAGGCTTCCATCCGGCAGCCGCGTGGGCGAAAGCTGGACTTCCTTGAACGGAACGCGCACCTCGGGGTAGCGGCTGCCCGAAACGTACACGCGCCGAATCGCAGCAGGTGGTCTGGGAATCATCGTGCCCTCCCTGGGTTTTTGGTGACGGTTGACCGACAGTCCAAACCCGGGGGCACGCAGAGAAAGGCACCAACGGCAGCATGTGCAATCGGTGACCGTTTCCCTGCGCCGGCATTACCCGGATCAGGTTCAAAGGGTATGCTCTCAGCCCTGTCCCGCAGCGGGACAGAGCACCCCCACGGTCTGCCCTCGCCAACGTTACGAAAACCAAACCGTTCCCGCCCTGGATGAGCGAAAAACGGGCATGCACTTCATGCAGAAGCGATAAAAGTTACAATTTCACTGGCATGAGGCCCTTGACAGATTGTGTGTGTGTATCTTAACAGCAGCTTCTCAAAGCCGAGGTACGGGTCCCTTTGAAGCGTTTCGGCCATGTCGGCGGCCTGGAAAATCGGCCTGGGCCTGTTGCTCGTCGCCTTGAGCTGGGGCCTCTACGGCTGGCAAACGCAGCGACGCCTGCCGCAGGTGCCCTTCCCGTCCGAGGCGTTTGTGCCCGTGTGGTCGCCTCGGGAAGCCGCGAGCGCAACGGCCGTTGCTCGGGGCGAGGTGCTGCTGTTTTTCAGCCCGGACGACTGTGGGCAGACGGTGGCGCGCACAGCGGCGTTCTGGGTCGAGGGGGCGCAGGCGCTGGGCTTTCAGGTGGTGGGGATTCTGGAAGACCGGAGCCGGGCGCAGGCGTGGCGCTATGCGGCGGGGATGGGCTTTCCGTTTGCGGTGTGGTGGGATTCGCTGGGATGGTACGGGCAACATTATGGGTCGGCGTTGTTGCCGCGGGCGCTGGTTCGTTGGGAGGGACGGGTAGTGGCGGAACTGGGGCCGGCGGTGTTGCGCACGGTGCGGGGAGTTGAATCGGTGCGGTTGCTGTTGACCGACTCTTTTCGCGATGAACAATAGAGCTTTCTGTATTTTTTCAAAAACCAAACGCAAGGAGGTGAGCGATGAGACGCTGGAAGGATCGGCTGGCGACGTTGTTTCTGGTGGTGGCGATAGGTCTGAGCCTGCTGCCGTGGGTGTATCAGCCAGAAGAGGCCAAAGGAGATCCGTATGTCTGTGAAAAACAGTTAGGATCACGGGACAGAGTGCCTACCTGTTTTGATATGCCATGCGAGACGCGACTTTGCTGTCTGGATATATGTGAGCAGCAGTGAGGTTTACAGGGATCAGTATCTATGCATTAATGTAATAGATACTGATCCCTTTTTTGTCTCAAAAACTAAAGCCATCTCACTATCATGAAAGTCTTTCCGGTGACGGTTGTGTGTTTGTTGTTCACAATAACTGCTCAGGCGCAGGACATTTCAGATGTTATTGAATGGATTGAAGAAATCACGCTGGAAGAAAAAGATAATTTCTGGATTATTAATCCTTACGTCACCATCGATCCTGAGGGGGGATTTCTGGTAGCCGATCGGGATAGAGTCTGTGCATATACTCGTTCAGGAAAGATGAAAGTATGTTTTGGAGAATCTGGGGCGCCGGGAGCGCCCGGGACTCTCCAATCTCCTGATGAACCGGTGCGCGTCAGCTCTGGGCACATTTTGGTTCCAGAAGTAACAACCGGCAATGTGAGCGTTTTTGATAGCGAGGGAAATTTTGTAAAAAGATACTCTCGGATCATCCAGGGTCCCGTTTTCCTTCGCAATCTGCCGCTGGAAAACAAGGTATTGGTGATCGGCCTTGTGGAGATAAACCGTGGTACGCGTCCTCGATTGTTGCACGTATTTGAGATTGAACAGGGGCGCATTGTACAGAGCTTCTTTAGTGCCCCTGTTGCCCTGGGTGACTACGGAGGCTTGCTTTATACGATAGCACCTCTGGCTGTGGCTGATGTGCGGGATCGCACGATTGTGGCTGCTTTTGCGCTATTCGATGAGTTATACTTTTTCGATCTAAATGGTAACTTAAAGAAAAAAATTTTACTATCGTTACCGCACTTCCGCAAGGTGAAGCAGCCTGAAAAAGAGATTGCGTCACGAGAAGAATGGTTTGAGTTTCTTAAAACGTTTTCTACTATGAACGATATATTCTGGTTGAATGAAAAGGTCATCTTGATTCAGTATACGGACACCATTGACTTACAGCGAAGAGCAGTGCGATGGAATCTGGCGGCCGTGACCCTGGAGGGAAAGCTCCTCTTTGATCTGCGTGATACGCCTCGCCTTTTTGCTGTGGACGGGCAGCGTGGCGAAATGTTTTTCAGCCACCCGGCTCATGAGACGGAAAACTACTGGATGGTCGGCCGCCTGAAGCCTGAAGTGCTTCGAGCGGCCGATCTGTGGCCGTAAGCGTGCTTTTCGGAGACAGAGGGAATTGCGGCGTCCGGAGCTCGCATAATCCCCAGGGTTTTTCTGTTCGGTGGCAGTCCGTGGGATTGTCCGGCCATTTTTTTCTGATTGGGCGGATTGGTGTCGGAATCGTCGGTTGATCGGGCGCTACCGGGTGGCAGTGCGGCGGTGAGGACGTTCAGCTTTCTTCTTCGTCGAGCAGTTCGTCTTCCAGGAGTTCTTCGGTTGATTCCTCCTCGATGGCGAGCTGGTCGAGGTCGATCCATTCTTCGTCGGCCCCGTCGGTCAGGGCGGTCGTACGCGCCAGTTCCTTGCGCAGGAAGCGGCCGGTGTGCGTATCCTGCTGGGCCAGTTCCTCCGGCGTGCCGGCAAACAAAATGTGCCCTCCGGCGTCGCCGCCTTCGGGGCCCAGCTCGATCACATGGTCGGCCGTCTTGATCACGTCCAGGTTGTGTTCGATCACCAGCACCGTGTTGCCTTTGCGCACGAGCGCCCGGAGCACGGCCAGCAGGTGACGGATGTCTTCGAAGTGCAGGCCCGTGGTGGGTTCGTCCAGGATGTAGAGGGTGTTGCCGGTGCCCGGACGCGACAGTTCGCGGGCCAGCTTGATGCGCTGGGCTTCGCCCCCGGAGAGCGTGGTGGCCGGCTGCCCCAGCCGGATGTAGCCGAGCCCAACGGCCTGCAGCGTGCGCAGCTTGCGGGCGATGCGCGGCAGGTGCTCGAAAAAGACCAGAGCTTCCTCTACCGTC
Above is a genomic segment from Rhodothermus profundi containing:
- a CDS encoding threonine synthase; translation: MQSVAEYVDSLVCSACGAAFAPAQRHTTCSHCGKPLLVRYRIEALRGRFRPEVLPGRARSLWRYAEVLPVPPDPRWSLGEGWTPLLPQPRLGRALGLPKLYVKDESLNPGGSFKARGLAVAVAAAAARGVQQVGVASAGNAAGALALYAARLGLRAVLFLPEETPEPAVWECQIAGAEVHRVPGTIAEAGAAFEAYRQEHPDIFSVATLREPYRVEGKKTMGYELFEQLGGRLPDVILYPTGGGTGLIGMWKAFEEMEALGWIGPERPRMVAVQAAGCAPIVRAFQEGRETAAYWEDAQTIAAGLRVPKALGDFLILRVLRESQGTAVAVSDADIQAAMRRWAQTEGLLAAPEGAATLAALIQLQEAGWVHAEETVVLFNTATAHKYPAVVRQVLRQAGGPV
- the modB gene encoding molybdate ABC transporter permease subunit; the protein is MDWTAAWVTLRLALWTTGVLFVLGLPLAYWLATTRFPGRGLIEALITLPLVLPPTVVGFYLLVATAPDSLIGRMLAAVGIDRVAFTFPGIVLGSVLFNLPFAVRPFTAAFRSVERRLVEAAWCLGVSRWRTVTGVVLPLAWPGILTGLVLTFAHSLGEFGVVLMVGGNIPGITRTLSIAIYDEVQALNYEAADRMAGILVGLALGVLTLVYWLERKGKRR
- the rpmE gene encoding 50S ribosomal protein L31 yields the protein MKKGLHPEYNLITVRLADGTEFQIRSTMKGPVYVSDVDATNHPFYTGVRQFVDRAGRVEKFMRRYGKVTSQGHQKPEASDEKGT
- a CDS encoding thymidine phosphorylase; this translates as MPNVVELIITKRDGGALAPDELRWLVAAYTRGEVPDYQMSAFLMAAFLRGLSEAEMDALTEAMLHSGRVLDLSDVPGRTVDKHSTGGVGDKVSLILAPLVAACGVPVPMISGRGLGHTGGTLDKLEAIPGLRTDLSVAAFRRQLRELGVVMIGQTDEIAPADRKLYALRDVTGTIESIPLIAASILSKKLAEGAEALVFDVKCGRGAFMRRESDARRLAETLVGIATRAGRPAVAWLTDMNVPLGRAVGNWPEVVESLQALRGDFTGIEDLIEVTLTLAGEMLWLGGVAQTPEDGRRQARQALQNGQAFTRFCAMVQAQGGDVRVLERPDTRPDTEPAGEVRAPAEAQGYVADLDARAVGRLAVQLGAGRRVKEDPVDPTAGLVLHRKPGDPVAPGDVLATLYTRQRDRLADFQRALLAAYRFAETPPPPRSLLLARYAENQWTGVQPSAPS
- the modC gene encoding molybdenum ABC transporter ATP-binding protein, with product MSVDLLVQIRRRYRSGFEVAAAWRQSVDPPSITVLFGPSGSGKTTLLRCLAGLERPDAGRIQLGDELWFDAACNRHMPPQRRRIGLLFQDYALFPHRTVAENIAFGLAHQPRQEQRRRVTELLQLFELEGLAHRYPHELSGGQQQRVALARALAPRPRLLLLDEPLAALDGPTRERLRRKLRRWLQTWGLPAVIVTHDWLEASTLGEHVIVLDQGRVLQQGPLNEVFSRPASTRVAGIVGVETVVPGEVLAVEGGLARVAVGSATLTAVAPAELNGRVFVCIRAEEVTLLPAPPEATSARNRLRARVVRVEPEGALVRVELDAGFPLVALVTRPSREELQLEPGRSVWALIKAPAIHLVPR
- the thiC gene encoding phosphomethylpyrimidine synthase ThiC — protein: MIPRPPAAIRRVYVSGSRYPEVRVPFKEVQLSPTRLPDGSLEPNEPVLLYDTRGPWGDPDFHGDIRQGLPPLRRPWIEARGDVEEYDGRPVQPLDDGYRNEAERQRAEQRGKLHRWPGPRRRPLRGKNGAAVTQMHYARQGIITPEMEFIAIRENQRRERLLELQKELGDRWSLAFQHPGQGWGAQIPPVITPEFVRDEVARGRAIIPCNVNHPECEPMIIGRNFLVKINANIGTSAVSSSIDEEVEKLLWAIYWGADTVMDLSTGKNIHETREWILRNSPVPIGTVPIYQALEKVGGKPEELTWEIFRDTLIEQCEQGVDYMTIHAGVRLAYIPLTAHRRTGIVSRGGSIIAKWCLAHHKENFLYTHFEEICEILRQYDVSISLGDGLRPGSIQDANDEAQFAELKTLGELTQIAWKYDVQVMIEGPGHIPMHLIKENVDRELADCYEAPFYTLGPLVTDIAPAYDHITSAIGAAMIGWFGAAMLCYVTPKEHLGLPNKNDVREGVIAYKIAAHAADLAKGHPGAQYWDNALSKARFEFRWEDQFNLSLDPERAREYHDETLPAEGAKLAHFCSMCGPKFCSMKITEEIRALAEQKGVDAQQIIEEGLQEKAREFVEKGAEIYTAP
- a CDS encoding PadR family transcriptional regulator, which encodes MIDFVLLGLLAPGPRHAYALYQELRRPDGLWLVWRLKLPRLYAILDRLERAGLIRSELVAQSRRPTRRVFHLTPDGAARYQQWRTEPVRHGRDIRQVFLAKLYLARRDGLEIARTLLENQQTLCREWLATLRAASPPPHSFADAVWRYRVGYVEALLNWLQDVKASLV
- the modA gene encoding molybdate ABC transporter substrate-binding protein, whose protein sequence is MSKHPWFKLLLGLLLALGGCRRAEHPADVQVAVASDLRYAFEALRARFEAVYPNIRLIPSYGASGQLFTQLQNGAPFDLYFSADADYPRRLIAEGLAVDSSFFQYALGQLVVWVPEDSPLTLASWEELAGPQVHRLALANPRHAPYGRAAVAALKALGLYARVRDRLVFGENVAQAAQFVASGAADAGLIALSLARAPEMQERGRYRPLPPETYPPIEQGAVVLQRAAHRPEVWTFWRFVQRPEGRAVLRQYGFALPDATDHPES